The Desmonostoc muscorum LEGE 12446 genome includes a region encoding these proteins:
- a CDS encoding Uma2 family endonuclease has translation MTALTLQLPPNLQFTDEEFAQIVAVNKELRLELTAEGELIIMAPTGGETGNRNFDLLGQIWFWSSQNNLGKAFDSSTGFKLPNGATRSPDASWVRIERWDALTAEQKNKFIPLCPDLAVELVSETDDVEDTKAKMQEYLANGLKLGWLINPKDKQVIIYRLNQAPEVLQSPTSLSGEDVLSGFVLNLQQIFT, from the coding sequence ATGACTGCTTTAACTTTACAATTACCTCCTAATCTGCAATTTACCGATGAGGAATTTGCACAGATTGTAGCTGTGAATAAAGAGTTGCGATTGGAATTAACTGCTGAAGGGGAATTAATTATCATGGCACCCACTGGGGGAGAAACGGGAAACCGTAATTTTGATTTATTAGGTCAAATATGGTTTTGGAGCAGTCAAAATAATTTGGGAAAAGCTTTTGATTCTTCTACTGGGTTTAAACTACCAAACGGTGCAACTCGTTCACCTGATGCTTCTTGGGTAAGGATAGAAAGATGGGATGCTCTCACAGCAGAACAAAAAAATAAATTTATCCCTTTATGTCCCGATTTGGCAGTGGAATTAGTTTCTGAAACTGATGATGTGGAAGATACTAAAGCCAAGATGCAAGAATATTTAGCAAATGGCTTAAAACTTGGTTGGTTAATTAATCCTAAAGATAAACAAGTAATAATTTATCGCCTAAATCAAGCACCGGAAGTTTTACAATCTCCCACAAGTTTATCAGGTGAAGATGTTCTCTCTGGTTTTGTGTTAAATTTACAGCAAATTTTTACATAG
- a CDS encoding Uma2 family endonuclease, producing the protein MLLELNQLIVPVGHQLLIKGISWSGYKNILAELGENRNSRISYSQGVLEIMAPLPEHEVGKVIIGDLLKVILEELDIEFWSLGSTTFGQEKMDAGVEPDDCFYIENEAAVRGKDRIDLTVDPPPDLAIEIDITSRTRFNNYQLLGVPELWRWNGNKLEINVLINGKYIESNNSRIFPNLPITQVIPEYLKRCKTDGRNATMKVFRAWVKKQI; encoded by the coding sequence ATGTTACTTGAACTCAACCAACTAATTGTACCTGTTGGTCATCAGTTGTTGATTAAAGGTATATCCTGGTCAGGATACAAAAATATTTTGGCAGAATTGGGTGAAAATCGCAATTCTCGGATATCTTACAGTCAAGGAGTGCTGGAAATAATGGCTCCATTACCAGAGCATGAGGTAGGTAAAGTTATTATTGGAGACTTATTAAAAGTTATCCTAGAAGAACTTGATATTGAATTTTGGAGTTTGGGATCTACAACTTTTGGCCAAGAAAAAATGGATGCTGGGGTAGAACCGGATGATTGCTTCTACATCGAAAATGAAGCAGCTGTTAGAGGTAAGGATAGAATTGATTTAACAGTTGATCCGCCCCCAGATTTAGCAATCGAAATTGATATTACCTCCCGCACTCGTTTCAATAATTATCAACTATTAGGAGTCCCGGAATTGTGGCGCTGGAATGGCAATAAATTAGAAATCAATGTTTTGATAAATGGAAAATATATAGAATCTAATAATAGTCGTATTTTTCCTAATTTACCTATTACTCAAGTGATTCCTGAATATTTAAAGCGGTGTAAAACTGATGGGAGAAATGCAACTATGAAAGTATTTCGTGCTTGGGTGAAAAAGCAAATATGA
- a CDS encoding ABC transporter substrate-binding protein, which produces MTKRRQFLKGVAALSSLSLTGCGWRLAQVRANSSTSGRSDQLYIYTWTQYTDKQLLKNFSTQTGMRVLADVYDSNDVMLAKLQAGGGSAYSIIYPSDYMVQKMVDKGLLTEINHDRLIGLENLFPRFSNPIYDPNNRYSIPFNWGTTGFIYNSEKIKEPPEDWDYLWQNQDKLNKRMTLLNDVREVMGAVLRMLGYSYNSKNELEIKQAYDKLKVLKPAIAAFDTDAWQNQILGGDLLLAMCYSADAVKISKENPKLKYVIPRSGSSLWTDTIVIPKTAPNLPGAYAWINMILQPEVAAKISERLNISTPNSAGFEQLPKIIQNNSNLFPPESLLANCERIRPVGEFEDVYDRYWTQLTSS; this is translated from the coding sequence ATGACTAAAAGACGACAATTTTTAAAAGGAGTAGCAGCACTTTCTAGCTTGTCTTTAACCGGTTGCGGTTGGAGGCTAGCCCAAGTACGTGCTAATTCTAGTACTTCCGGTCGAAGTGACCAACTTTATATCTATACTTGGACACAATATACTGACAAACAATTACTAAAAAATTTTAGCACTCAAACTGGCATGAGAGTGCTGGCGGATGTGTATGATTCTAACGATGTAATGCTTGCTAAGTTGCAAGCTGGAGGTGGTAGCGCTTACAGCATTATCTACCCATCTGATTATATGGTACAGAAAATGGTAGACAAAGGTTTATTAACAGAAATAAATCACGATCGCCTAATCGGTCTAGAAAATTTATTTCCCCGCTTTTCTAATCCTATTTATGACCCCAATAACCGTTACAGTATCCCTTTTAATTGGGGCACAACAGGTTTTATTTATAATTCTGAAAAAATCAAAGAACCACCAGAAGATTGGGATTATCTTTGGCAAAACCAAGACAAGCTTAATAAGCGGATGACTTTGCTTAATGATGTGCGAGAGGTGATGGGTGCAGTATTGCGGATGTTAGGTTATTCTTATAATTCCAAAAACGAATTAGAAATCAAGCAAGCTTATGATAAATTGAAGGTGCTGAAACCTGCGATCGCTGCTTTTGATACAGATGCTTGGCAAAATCAAATTCTCGGAGGAGATTTACTCTTGGCAATGTGTTATTCAGCAGATGCGGTGAAAATATCTAAAGAAAATCCCAAACTCAAATATGTGATTCCCCGCAGTGGTTCTTCATTATGGACAGACACTATTGTAATTCCTAAAACAGCCCCCAATCTACCAGGAGCCTACGCTTGGATTAATATGATTTTGCAACCAGAGGTAGCAGCCAAAATTAGTGAACGCCTAAATATTTCTACGCCTAATAGCGCTGGGTTCGAGCAATTACCAAAAATAATACAAAACAATTCTAATTTGTTTCCCCCAGAGTCACTTTTAGCAAATTGTGAACGCATCAGACCTGTAGGAGAATTTGAAGATGTTTACGATCGCTACTGGACTCAATTAACCAGCAGCTGA
- a CDS encoding DUF6888 family protein, protein MKPTNEQTQGLYRLCYRLTNVIYPGWPYTNIELVRVDERTGNLYVLAGENLDFEIKPTGGYEP, encoded by the coding sequence ATGAAGCCCACAAACGAACAAACCCAGGGACTCTACAGGCTTTGTTATCGACTTACTAATGTCATTTACCCTGGATGGCCATATACAAACATCGAACTTGTTAGGGTAGATGAACGTACTGGAAACTTATACGTACTTGCTGGCGAAAATCTGGACTTTGAGATTAAACCAACCGGAGGGTATGAACCATGA
- a CDS encoding PAS domain S-box protein, whose translation MLCNLISLDKNTYESLQQELIELRQVVASLQGAKSSNSPKSQQQMGLFIEYVPAAIAIFDGQMRYLLTSRRWREDYGLSDRDIIGRSHCEIFPDISPYLQEIHQRCLAGSIEKSEQNIFPFGEGTIDWVKWEINPWYEDSGEIGGIIIFSEVITAHKQLEETAICDRQRAVAQLEEKEQFLRSIYEGVTQPIFVIDILDNCELRYAGWNLATEKITGISNAEVIGKTPEYVHGTVEGLEVRQRFKICIETGIGIKYEECLTFHGQENWWLTTINPLKNSEGQIYRLVGTALNITERKQAEEALEASQHFIKRIADSSPNILYIFDLQEQRNVYANQEIGKLLGYSNEQIQQMGTQVLPKITHPDDWEKVVNHLQNFITAKDGEIYEFEFRVRQPNGEWCWLYTRETVFSRGADGKINQILGVSTDITDRKQAEMQLQLQAQNLENTLRELQRTQSQLIQSEKMSSLGNMVAGVAHEINNPVNFIHGNLIPASEYTQDLLHLLELYQQHFPYPPEEIQAEITAIDLDFLKEDLVKLFQSMTVGTQRIREIVLSLRNFSRLDEAEFKDVDIHQGIDSTLMILHNRLKGKPNHPEISVIKEYGKLPLIECYPGQLNQVFMNLLANAIDALEDSFVGEQGQIRICTEVCNSQWVIIRISDNGIGIPQEILPKLFDPFFTTKDVGKGTGLGLSISYQIVVDKHRGSLSCNSIPGQGSEFVIKIPINQS comes from the coding sequence ATGCTTTGTAATCTGATTTCTCTAGATAAAAATACCTATGAATCGCTGCAACAAGAATTAATAGAACTGCGTCAGGTAGTTGCCAGTTTACAAGGTGCTAAGTCTTCAAATTCGCCCAAAAGCCAGCAGCAGATGGGTTTATTTATTGAATATGTCCCTGCTGCGATCGCCATCTTCGATGGACAAATGCGCTACCTACTGACGAGTCGCCGTTGGCGGGAAGATTACGGACTGAGCGATCGAGACATCATCGGTCGCTCTCATTGTGAAATATTTCCAGATATTTCCCCATATTTGCAGGAAATTCATCAACGTTGCTTGGCGGGAAGCATTGAGAAATCCGAACAAAATATCTTCCCTTTTGGAGAGGGGACAATCGATTGGGTGAAATGGGAAATAAATCCTTGGTACGAAGATTCTGGTGAAATTGGTGGTATCATCATCTTCTCTGAAGTCATTACCGCCCATAAACAGCTAGAAGAAACTGCGATATGCGATCGCCAACGAGCCGTAGCTCAACTAGAAGAAAAAGAGCAATTCTTACGCAGTATTTATGAAGGTGTTACTCAGCCAATATTCGTGATTGACATTCTAGATAACTGTGAATTACGTTATGCTGGCTGGAATTTGGCAACAGAAAAAATAACAGGAATTAGCAACGCAGAGGTAATTGGTAAAACTCCAGAATATGTACACGGTACTGTTGAAGGTCTAGAAGTACGTCAGCGATTCAAAATCTGCATAGAAACTGGTATTGGCATAAAGTATGAAGAATGCCTGACTTTCCACGGTCAAGAAAATTGGTGGCTAACTACAATTAATCCTTTAAAAAATAGCGAAGGTCAAATTTATCGACTGGTGGGAACAGCGTTAAATATTACAGAGCGCAAACAAGCTGAAGAAGCACTCGAAGCCAGTCAGCACTTCATTAAACGCATTGCAGACTCTTCTCCTAATATTCTCTACATCTTCGATTTACAAGAACAGCGTAATGTTTACGCCAATCAAGAAATTGGCAAACTTCTTGGCTACTCTAATGAACAAATTCAACAAATGGGAACACAAGTTCTGCCTAAAATCACTCATCCAGATGATTGGGAAAAAGTAGTAAATCACTTGCAAAATTTTATTACAGCTAAGGATGGTGAGATTTATGAGTTTGAATTTCGGGTGAGACAACCAAATGGTGAATGGTGCTGGCTATACACTAGAGAAACAGTGTTTAGCCGTGGCGCAGATGGAAAAATAAACCAAATTCTTGGTGTTTCAACTGATATCACCGACCGCAAACAAGCCGAAATGCAATTACAACTCCAAGCCCAAAACTTGGAAAACACCCTGCGCGAACTGCAACGCACCCAAAGCCAACTTATCCAAAGTGAGAAAATGTCTTCACTTGGGAATATGGTTGCAGGTGTTGCCCATGAAATTAATAATCCGGTCAATTTTATTCACGGTAATCTGATTCCAGCCAGTGAATACACCCAAGACTTGTTGCATCTGCTAGAACTTTATCAACAACATTTCCCCTATCCTCCAGAAGAAATTCAAGCAGAAATCACAGCTATTGACCTTGATTTTCTCAAAGAAGACCTTGTAAAACTCTTCCAGTCTATGACCGTAGGAACTCAGAGGATTCGTGAAATCGTTCTCTCGCTACGGAACTTTTCCCGCCTTGATGAAGCTGAATTCAAAGATGTAGACATCCATCAAGGTATCGATAGTACTTTGATGATTCTGCATAACCGCTTGAAAGGTAAACCCAATCATCCAGAAATTTCTGTAATTAAAGAGTATGGTAAACTTCCTCTAATTGAATGCTATCCAGGTCAATTAAATCAGGTGTTTATGAATCTTCTAGCTAATGCTATTGATGCATTGGAAGATTCATTTGTAGGAGAACAAGGACAAATTCGCATTTGCACCGAAGTTTGTAATAGTCAATGGGTAATAATCCGAATTTCAGATAATGGTATAGGGATTCCGCAAGAAATACTGCCCAAACTTTTTGACCCTTTCTTTACTACTAAAGATGTCGGCAAAGGTACAGGACTGGGGCTATCCATCAGTTACCAAATTGTGGTAGACAAACATCGTGGAAGTTTGTCCTGTAACTCAATACCTGGACAAGGATCAGAATTCGTGATTAAAATTCCCATTAATCAGTCGTAA
- a CDS encoding ATP-dependent Clp protease ATP-binding subunit, with translation MFERFTEKAIKVIMLAQEEARRLGHNFVGTEQILLGLIGEGTGVAAKVLKSMGVNLKDARIEVEKIIGRGSGFVAVEIPFTPRAKRVLELSLEEARQLGHNYIGTEHLLLGLIREGEGVAARVLENLGVDLSKVRTQVIRMLGETAEVSPGGSSGRTKTPTLDEFGSNLTQMATDNKLDPVVGRAKEIERVIQILGRRTKNNPVLIGEPGVGKTAIAEGLASRIANKDVPDILEDKRVVTLDIGLLVAGTKYRGEFEERLKKIMDEIRSAGNVILVIDEVHTLIGAGAAEGAIDAANILKPALARGELQCIGATTLDEYRKHIERDAALERRFQPVMVGEPTVDETIEILYGLRERYEQHHKLKISDEALVAAAKLSDRYISDRYLPDKAIDLVDEAGSRVRLINSQLPPAAKELDKELRQILKEKDDAVRSQDFDKAGELRDREMEIKAEIRAIAQSKTNATGSEHEEPVVTEEDIAHIVASWTGVPVNKLTESESEKLLHMEDTLHQRLIGQDEAVKAVSRAIRRARVGLKNPNRPIASFVFSGPTGVGKTELAKSLAAYFFGSEEAMIRLDMSEYMERHTVSKLIGSPPGYVGYNEGGQLTEAVRRRPYTVVLFDEIEKAHPDVFNMLLQILEDGRLTDAKGRTVDFKNTLLILTSNIGSKVIEKGGSGIGFEFAEDVTESAYNRIRSLVNEELKQYFRPEFLNRLDEIIVFRQLSKPEVTQIAEIMLKEVFGRLTEKGITLEVSDRFKDRLIQEGYSPSYGARPLRRAIMRLLEDSLAEEILSGRIKDGDVALVDVDENGTVQVSSQQRRELLPQGVE, from the coding sequence ATGTTTGAACGCTTCACAGAAAAAGCCATTAAGGTAATCATGCTGGCCCAAGAAGAGGCCCGCCGTTTAGGTCACAACTTTGTCGGAACCGAGCAGATCCTCCTGGGTCTGATTGGCGAGGGCACTGGTGTAGCCGCCAAGGTGCTGAAATCAATGGGCGTCAATCTCAAAGATGCCCGAATTGAAGTTGAAAAAATTATAGGCCGGGGATCGGGCTTTGTGGCCGTGGAAATTCCGTTTACGCCACGGGCAAAGCGAGTTCTGGAACTCTCCTTGGAAGAAGCACGCCAACTGGGGCATAACTACATTGGCACCGAGCATCTGCTGTTGGGCCTAATCCGCGAAGGGGAAGGCGTAGCAGCCAGGGTGCTAGAAAACCTCGGTGTGGATCTATCCAAGGTGAGAACCCAAGTCATCCGCATGTTGGGAGAAACTGCTGAGGTTTCACCAGGCGGTTCATCCGGTCGCACAAAAACCCCGACTCTGGATGAATTTGGCTCAAACCTGACCCAAATGGCTACAGACAATAAGCTCGATCCTGTAGTGGGACGCGCCAAAGAAATTGAGCGGGTGATTCAGATATTGGGTCGCCGGACTAAAAATAACCCAGTGCTGATTGGGGAACCAGGTGTTGGTAAAACCGCGATCGCCGAAGGTCTAGCTTCACGGATTGCCAACAAAGATGTCCCTGACATCCTGGAAGATAAACGCGTAGTCACACTGGATATCGGTTTGCTGGTAGCAGGAACCAAGTACCGGGGTGAATTTGAAGAACGTTTGAAAAAAATCATGGATGAAATCCGCTCTGCGGGTAACGTCATCCTGGTAATTGATGAAGTTCACACCCTAATTGGTGCAGGTGCAGCAGAAGGTGCCATCGATGCAGCCAATATCCTCAAGCCAGCTTTGGCCAGAGGTGAGTTGCAGTGCATCGGCGCGACAACCCTAGATGAATATCGTAAGCACATCGAGCGGGATGCAGCGCTGGAGCGGCGTTTCCAACCAGTAATGGTGGGTGAACCTACAGTTGATGAAACAATTGAAATTCTGTATGGTTTGCGCGAGCGCTACGAGCAACACCACAAACTGAAAATTTCCGACGAAGCATTGGTGGCGGCGGCGAAATTGTCAGATCGTTATATTAGCGATCGCTATCTCCCAGATAAAGCCATCGACTTAGTTGATGAAGCTGGTTCTCGGGTGCGCTTGATTAATTCCCAACTTCCACCCGCAGCCAAAGAGTTAGACAAAGAACTGCGTCAGATTTTAAAAGAAAAAGATGATGCAGTACGCTCCCAGGACTTTGATAAAGCCGGGGAATTGCGCGATCGGGAGATGGAAATCAAAGCCGAAATTCGCGCTATTGCTCAAAGCAAGACCAATGCAACTGGCTCTGAACATGAAGAACCCGTAGTTACAGAAGAAGACATTGCTCACATTGTCGCTTCCTGGACTGGGGTACCGGTGAACAAACTCACCGAATCTGAATCTGAAAAGCTGCTGCACATGGAAGACACCTTGCACCAGCGTTTAATTGGTCAAGACGAAGCGGTGAAGGCAGTTTCACGGGCTATTCGTCGCGCTCGTGTCGGTTTGAAGAATCCCAATCGACCCATCGCTAGTTTTGTCTTCTCTGGGCCTACTGGTGTAGGTAAAACCGAGTTAGCGAAATCCTTAGCTGCTTACTTCTTCGGTTCCGAAGAAGCCATGATCCGCTTAGATATGTCCGAATACATGGAGCGTCACACCGTCAGCAAGCTGATTGGTTCGCCTCCAGGTTATGTTGGTTATAACGAAGGTGGTCAACTAACCGAAGCCGTGCGGCGGCGTCCTTACACTGTGGTGCTGTTCGACGAAATCGAAAAAGCACACCCCGATGTATTCAACATGCTGCTGCAAATTTTGGAAGACGGTCGGTTAACTGACGCCAAAGGTCGCACGGTGGACTTTAAGAACACCTTGCTGATTTTAACTTCCAATATTGGTTCTAAGGTAATTGAAAAAGGCGGCAGCGGTATTGGCTTTGAATTTGCCGAAGATGTCACCGAGTCAGCTTACAACCGGATTCGCTCCTTGGTGAACGAAGAATTGAAACAATACTTCCGTCCAGAGTTCCTCAACCGACTCGATGAGATTATCGTCTTCCGTCAGTTGAGCAAGCCAGAGGTGACACAAATCGCCGAAATCATGCTCAAGGAAGTATTTGGTCGTCTAACTGAAAAAGGTATCACCTTAGAAGTCAGCGATCGCTTCAAAGATCGTTTGATTCAGGAAGGTTACAGTCCCAGCTACGGCGCAAGACCATTACGCCGAGCGATTATGCGCTTGTTAGAAGATAGCCTCGCAGAAGAAATACTCTCTGGTCGCATCAAGGATGGCGATGTAGCCTTAGTTGATGTTGATGAGAATGGTACTGTTCAGGTGAGTTCTCAACAGCGTCGGGAATTGTTACCCCAAGGCGTTGAGTAA
- a CDS encoding reverse transcriptase domain-containing protein, giving the protein MLVRLPKGKSELVVKAHTKKRYVLNLDLTDFFPSINFGRVRGMFMATPYSLHPDVATVLAQICCHNNQLPQGAPTSPIVTNMICAKMDSQLQRLAKEYKATYTRYADDITFSTTLPKFPEELAYILAEEDVEKIFIGNRLLSIINENGFEVNNQKNRLQVKGNHQEVTGLTTNMFPNVDRNYVRQVRAMLHAWAKFGLEAAEKEYQEQYQYKSRLSTKGKQDFKQVLRGKIEFIAMVKGRDDYIYKKYLKQYQLLSNLVVN; this is encoded by the coding sequence TTGCTTGTAAGATTACCTAAAGGTAAGTCTGAATTAGTTGTAAAAGCTCATACTAAAAAACGCTATGTTTTAAATCTTGATTTAACTGATTTTTTTCCCTCAATTAATTTTGGTCGAGTCCGGGGTATGTTTATGGCTACACCCTATAGTTTACATCCAGACGTAGCGACTGTTTTAGCACAAATTTGTTGTCATAACAATCAGTTACCTCAAGGTGCGCCAACTTCACCCATTGTGACTAATATGATCTGCGCCAAGATGGATAGTCAATTGCAACGTTTAGCTAAAGAGTACAAAGCAACTTATACAAGGTATGCCGATGATATTACTTTCTCAACAACTTTACCTAAGTTCCCTGAGGAATTAGCATATATACTAGCTGAAGAAGATGTAGAAAAAATTTTTATTGGTAATAGATTACTCTCAATTATTAATGAAAATGGTTTTGAAGTAAATAATCAAAAAAATCGGCTGCAAGTTAAAGGTAATCATCAAGAAGTAACGGGATTAACCACTAATATGTTTCCTAATGTTGACCGAAATTACGTGCGTCAGGTTCGCGCCATGCTTCATGCTTGGGCTAAATTTGGGCTTGAGGCTGCGGAAAAAGAGTATCAAGAACAATATCAATATAAAAGCAGACTATCCACGAAAGGAAAACAAGATTTTAAACAGGTACTTCGGGGCAAAATAGAGTTCATTGCTATGGTTAAAGGAAGGGATGATTATATTTATAAAAAATATTTAAAGCAATATCAGCTATTATCAAATTTAGTAGTTAATTAA
- a CDS encoding sulfurtransferase yields MSQYTHNNILVDTQWLFEHLNHPNIRLIQADMNPQTYNAGHIPGAVFWNITTDLLLPDYRINFDPAVWQKLLENSGITNNTTVVTYGDFAATSAWLFWLFKVFGHGDVRVFNGGYQKWMSEGRPVTIDSQIITPTEYQLQTPDPNLRAFFQDVQESIGKLDSVLVDVRTPQEYSGEWFFMQPPQKTERAGHIPGAVSVYYELALNEDGTFKSVQELQTLYTSKNITSDKQVITYCAVGGRSAHTWFVLKYLLGYSKVRNYDGSWNEWSRIPNIPIE; encoded by the coding sequence ATGTCCCAATACACGCACAACAATATACTTGTTGATACTCAGTGGCTCTTTGAACACCTAAATCACCCTAATATCCGTTTGATTCAAGCAGATATGAATCCACAGACTTATAACGCTGGTCATATTCCCGGCGCTGTCTTTTGGAATATTACTACTGACCTTCTACTACCTGATTACCGCATTAATTTTGACCCAGCTGTATGGCAAAAACTCTTGGAAAATTCTGGGATTACAAATAATACCACTGTTGTTACTTATGGTGATTTTGCTGCAACAAGTGCATGGTTATTTTGGCTTTTTAAAGTCTTCGGTCACGGTGACGTGCGCGTTTTCAACGGTGGTTATCAAAAATGGATGTCTGAAGGTCGTCCAGTAACAATAGACTCACAAATTATTACACCAACCGAATATCAACTGCAAACTCCTGATCCAAACTTGCGAGCCTTTTTTCAGGATGTACAGGAATCTATTGGGAAATTAGATAGCGTCTTAGTCGATGTTCGCACACCTCAAGAATACAGCGGCGAATGGTTTTTCATGCAGCCACCTCAAAAAACGGAACGCGCAGGGCATATTCCTGGTGCAGTGTCTGTGTATTACGAGTTAGCTCTCAATGAAGATGGAACTTTTAAATCAGTGCAAGAATTGCAGACACTTTACACTAGCAAAAATATCACTTCTGATAAACAAGTAATTACTTATTGTGCTGTTGGTGGCCGTTCAGCGCATACTTGGTTCGTCTTGAAATATTTACTTGGTTACTCAAAAGTCCGAAACTACGATGGGTCATGGAATGAATGGAGTCGGATTCCAAATATACCGATTGAATAG
- a CDS encoding LuxR C-terminal-related transcriptional regulator has protein sequence MVNSLQSLFDAIAHARDEQELRSQVISKFSEYFAAERSGIFFFDQLWQFEKNIPRVLRSAFSLKHNPVLRYLVERHTVVHEELLLPPGEWQIICPRFDHYHVMVGPVVGNGRLLGAIGLTRTQNTPAFNAQELADLSALCLHISTWRATLQLQSTLFNSLNTNPLTKREIQIAELVAQGLTNAEIGRNLWITENSVKQALKRIFRKLDVSSRAEMVARLSSNIKLSSITQ, from the coding sequence ATGGTAAATTCTTTACAATCTTTATTTGATGCGATCGCTCATGCTCGTGATGAACAAGAACTGCGATCGCAAGTCATCAGTAAATTTAGTGAGTATTTTGCTGCTGAACGTTCGGGGATATTTTTCTTCGATCAGCTTTGGCAATTTGAGAAAAACATACCTCGTGTGCTGCGATCGGCATTTTCCTTGAAACATAATCCAGTGTTGCGTTACTTAGTTGAGCGTCACACTGTAGTTCACGAAGAATTATTGTTACCGCCTGGAGAATGGCAGATTATTTGCCCACGTTTTGACCATTATCATGTAATGGTTGGGCCAGTTGTTGGTAATGGTCGTCTACTTGGTGCCATTGGCTTGACTCGTACTCAAAATACTCCTGCCTTTAATGCACAAGAATTAGCTGATTTGAGTGCCTTGTGTCTTCATATTTCAACTTGGCGTGCAACATTACAATTGCAATCAACACTCTTCAATTCTCTTAATACTAACCCTTTAACAAAACGTGAAATTCAAATTGCTGAACTAGTAGCACAAGGACTAACAAATGCTGAAATTGGTAGAAACCTCTGGATTACAGAAAATTCTGTTAAGCAAGCTTTGAAACGGATATTCCGCAAACTTGATGTTTCGTCTCGTGCAGAAATGGTAGCTCGGCTTTCCTCAAATATTAAGCTTAGTTCGATAACACAGTAG
- a CDS encoding DUF6887 family protein, with amino-acid sequence MTVAKYEAMNLNELRRYVLTHREDVAAFHVYIDRSKSEGQMISIDLNDENWEDKVKEAIKYSSNAIRWYCNNTPKYTKEAQMISEWWNHLDNKFVTKHHLTGIEIDQATGIWEPIQINPPVQIRISEPSLEICQFTTLLKYRGQDNSIKQIEAVAIDLDIAKQNLFVWPTQAAEVFIFSAEAT; translated from the coding sequence ATGACAGTAGCTAAGTATGAAGCGATGAATCTCAATGAACTACGTCGCTATGTTCTCACTCACCGAGAAGATGTTGCAGCTTTCCATGTGTATATTGATCGCTCAAAATCTGAAGGGCAAATGATCAGCATAGACTTGAATGATGAGAATTGGGAAGACAAAGTTAAAGAAGCAATTAAATATAGTTCCAATGCTATTCGTTGGTACTGTAACAATACACCAAAATATACTAAAGAAGCTCAGATGATTTCTGAATGGTGGAATCATTTAGATAATAAATTTGTTACCAAGCATCATCTTACTGGAATAGAAATTGATCAAGCAACTGGAATCTGGGAACCAATTCAAATCAACCCGCCAGTGCAAATACGCATCAGTGAACCAAGTCTAGAAATTTGTCAATTTACTACGTTGCTCAAATATAGAGGTCAAGATAACTCTATAAAACAAATAGAAGCCGTTGCTATTGACCTGGATATTGCAAAGCAAAACCTATTTGTTTGGCCGACTCAAGCAGCAGAGGTTTTTATTTTCTCAGCAGAGGCTACTTAA
- a CDS encoding sporulation/spore germination protein produces the protein MKTTKRYLLPLIAVTIVLGLSSCNSNPASNNIDNKTPSPTTTPNSTLSPEPLTTPTKSSSSPNSSQIPSVAQLREKSPNQASTGENTPSSSTSKNTISKTANVTIYTSDVQCQELIPENVSVPADEPVTNAVGKIIEKRDTSDFSLSGYRVNVKNGIATVDLRLSPDSKRQIASLSSCEQFALFGSVRKTLTSNAAWNIKEVRFTERGEDIVL, from the coding sequence ATGAAGACAACTAAGAGATATCTTTTACCTTTGATTGCTGTAACAATTGTTCTTGGTCTGAGCAGCTGTAATTCTAATCCCGCCAGCAATAATATTGACAACAAAACGCCATCGCCTACGACAACACCAAACAGTACATTATCCCCAGAACCTCTTACAACACCCACGAAAAGCTCATCGTCTCCGAATTCCAGCCAAATTCCTAGCGTTGCTCAGTTGAGAGAAAAATCTCCAAATCAAGCATCTACTGGAGAAAATACGCCTTCCTCATCAACTTCTAAAAATACCATTAGCAAAACTGCAAATGTTACAATTTACACTAGTGATGTCCAGTGTCAAGAACTAATTCCAGAAAATGTTTCAGTACCAGCTGATGAACCAGTAACAAATGCAGTGGGTAAAATTATAGAAAAACGAGATACAAGTGACTTTAGCTTGTCTGGGTATCGTGTTAACGTCAAAAATGGCATTGCTACAGTTGATTTGCGGTTATCTCCTGATTCTAAGCGGCAAATAGCTTCTCTTTCTAGTTGTGAGCAGTTTGCTTTGTTTGGTAGTGTCCGCAAAACTCTAACAAGTAATGCTGCATGGAATATTAAAGAAGTTCGCTTCACTGAGCGAGGTGAAGACATTGTTCTGTAG